One part of the Rhodococcus oxybenzonivorans genome encodes these proteins:
- a CDS encoding acetyl-CoA carboxylase family protein → MTLLVANRGEIALRIIRSAAEMSMETVAVYAEDDADCPHVRAATEAAALSGSGPAAYLDHAALLAVAEKFGATVIHPGYGFLSENAEFARKCAQVGVNFVGPSPDLLDVFGNKSAARDAAVAAKVPVLPATNGATDLDGVHAFFASRPQGIMIKALAGGGGRGIRAVHSADHVDDAYRLCASEAQLGFGNPAVFAEALLTGARHIEVQVVAAPSSEGVRALALGDRDCSVQRRHQKLIEIAPAQGLDPTLRTELHEAAARLCASVGYRGLATVEFLVSADGFYFLEVNPRIQVEHTVTEEVTGVDLVATQLAIAAGTDFESLLLPHGITATGLDTSGEPAASRGIAVQARVNMETMRSDGQAVPAAGTLTVFSPPTGPGVRVDTYGRPGLSPSPRYDSLLAKVIVLSRGPAFSAAVRKAEAALAEFEIEGVPTNIAFLRAILTDPDFGSGVVGTDYLGERMSRLVEDAQAQQGPHVPSTAVELRAGQEVLRAELAGTIVEVVDEGRNVDSGAALVVLEAMKMQHAIASPAAAVVERLLVAPGQTVATGDPLVVIRRTGADSAEMADIAVDLDRAREDLAEVRHRHEVTLDAARPAAMAKRAKLGRRSARANIENLVDPGSFVEYGPLVLAAQRSRRSEQDLIDNTPADGLVAGLATINGDVFSAAASEAVVLSYDYTVLAGTQGMRNHAKTDRVIGLAARKQIPLVLFAEGGGGRPGDTDAGTAAGLDLDTFRSLAALNGKVPLISIVSGRCFAGNAALAGVCDVLIATPDANIGMGGPAMVEGGGLGVYRPEDIGPVEVQRRNGVIDLLARDEAHAVELAKRYLSYFQGPLAQWSSPDERIARHVVPENRLRAYDVRTAVDAIADVDSVLELRPDYGVGIVTALMRVEGHPYGVVANSSHHLGGAIDAVAADKMADFLRLCESFGLPVVSLCDTPGFMVGPDSEKEATVRRFGALFIAGARMTVPYGTIILRKGYGLGAMAMAGGSFHASQFTVAWPTGEIGAMGLEGAVRLGFRKELDAIDDPAQRDAAFTQLVDAAYQQGKALNAATIFELDDVIDPAQSRAWIVRLRRP, encoded by the coding sequence GTGACACTGCTGGTCGCCAACCGTGGCGAGATCGCGCTGCGCATCATCCGCTCCGCCGCCGAGATGTCGATGGAGACGGTGGCCGTCTACGCAGAGGACGATGCGGACTGCCCTCACGTGCGGGCCGCGACCGAGGCGGCGGCGCTGAGCGGTTCGGGCCCGGCCGCCTACCTCGACCACGCGGCACTTCTCGCAGTTGCGGAGAAATTTGGTGCCACCGTGATTCATCCGGGGTACGGGTTTCTCAGCGAGAACGCAGAATTCGCCCGCAAGTGCGCACAGGTCGGCGTGAACTTCGTGGGACCGAGCCCAGACCTGCTCGACGTCTTCGGGAACAAGTCGGCGGCCCGGGATGCAGCCGTCGCAGCGAAGGTGCCGGTGTTGCCGGCAACCAACGGCGCCACCGATCTCGACGGCGTCCACGCCTTCTTCGCGAGCCGGCCACAGGGCATCATGATCAAGGCACTTGCCGGTGGCGGTGGCCGCGGAATACGCGCCGTGCACAGCGCCGACCACGTCGACGACGCCTACCGGCTCTGTGCGTCCGAAGCCCAGCTCGGCTTCGGCAACCCCGCCGTATTCGCGGAAGCTCTGCTGACGGGCGCGCGGCACATCGAGGTTCAGGTGGTGGCGGCGCCGTCGTCCGAGGGCGTGCGCGCGCTGGCACTCGGCGATCGTGACTGCAGCGTCCAGCGTCGACATCAGAAGTTGATAGAGATCGCACCGGCACAGGGCCTCGACCCGACGTTGCGCACCGAGCTACACGAGGCGGCCGCCCGCTTGTGCGCCAGTGTGGGGTACCGAGGACTTGCCACCGTCGAATTCCTCGTCTCTGCCGACGGGTTCTACTTCCTGGAAGTGAACCCGCGAATCCAGGTGGAACACACCGTGACCGAAGAAGTGACCGGTGTCGACCTGGTGGCGACACAGCTAGCGATCGCCGCCGGCACCGACTTCGAGTCGTTGCTCCTCCCCCACGGGATCACCGCCACAGGGCTCGACACTTCCGGTGAGCCTGCCGCGTCCCGGGGTATCGCGGTGCAGGCGAGGGTCAACATGGAGACGATGCGTTCCGACGGGCAAGCCGTTCCCGCGGCCGGCACTCTCACCGTGTTCTCCCCGCCGACCGGACCCGGTGTTCGGGTCGATACCTATGGGCGGCCGGGACTCTCCCCGAGCCCGCGTTACGACTCCCTCCTCGCCAAGGTGATCGTCCTCTCGCGCGGACCCGCATTTTCTGCTGCCGTTCGGAAAGCGGAGGCGGCGCTCGCCGAGTTCGAGATCGAAGGCGTCCCCACCAACATCGCGTTCCTGCGTGCCATCCTCACCGATCCGGATTTCGGCAGCGGGGTCGTAGGCACCGATTATCTCGGCGAGCGAATGAGCAGACTGGTCGAGGACGCGCAGGCCCAGCAGGGGCCGCACGTTCCGTCCACCGCCGTCGAGTTGCGCGCCGGCCAGGAAGTGTTGCGGGCGGAGTTGGCCGGAACCATCGTCGAAGTGGTCGACGAAGGTCGTAACGTCGACTCGGGCGCCGCGTTGGTGGTACTCGAAGCGATGAAGATGCAACACGCGATCGCCAGCCCCGCGGCCGCGGTGGTGGAACGACTGCTGGTCGCTCCGGGACAAACGGTGGCTACCGGGGATCCACTCGTCGTCATCCGCCGCACCGGTGCCGATTCAGCCGAGATGGCAGACATTGCCGTCGACCTGGACCGTGCACGCGAGGATCTGGCCGAGGTCCGGCACCGGCACGAGGTAACCCTCGACGCCGCCCGTCCCGCCGCCATGGCCAAGCGGGCGAAGCTCGGTCGCCGCAGCGCCCGGGCGAACATCGAGAACCTCGTCGACCCCGGCAGTTTCGTCGAATACGGTCCCCTCGTCCTCGCGGCGCAGCGCAGCCGTCGCTCCGAACAGGACCTGATCGACAACACTCCGGCCGACGGCCTGGTCGCGGGACTCGCGACCATCAACGGTGACGTGTTCAGCGCGGCTGCGTCGGAGGCTGTGGTGCTGTCGTATGACTACACCGTCCTCGCGGGTACGCAGGGGATGCGCAACCATGCGAAGACCGACCGGGTGATCGGATTGGCTGCCCGCAAACAGATTCCGTTGGTTCTGTTCGCCGAGGGCGGCGGCGGCCGGCCAGGCGATACCGACGCCGGTACCGCGGCCGGACTCGACCTCGACACGTTCCGGTCGCTCGCGGCGCTGAACGGGAAGGTGCCGTTGATCTCGATAGTGTCGGGCCGGTGCTTCGCGGGTAATGCCGCGCTGGCCGGGGTCTGCGACGTCCTCATCGCCACACCCGACGCAAATATCGGCATGGGTGGACCGGCCATGGTGGAGGGCGGCGGGCTGGGTGTGTACCGGCCGGAGGACATCGGACCCGTCGAGGTGCAACGACGCAATGGGGTGATCGATCTCCTTGCCCGGGACGAGGCTCACGCGGTGGAGCTGGCCAAACGGTATCTGTCGTACTTCCAGGGCCCCCTTGCACAGTGGTCTTCCCCGGACGAACGGATTGCCCGGCACGTCGTTCCTGAGAACCGGTTACGCGCGTATGACGTTCGCACTGCCGTCGACGCGATCGCGGACGTCGACTCGGTACTCGAACTGCGACCCGACTACGGGGTCGGCATCGTGACGGCACTGATGCGGGTCGAAGGGCACCCCTACGGAGTGGTCGCCAACAGCAGTCATCACCTGGGCGGCGCCATCGACGCCGTCGCGGCAGACAAGATGGCTGACTTCCTGCGACTGTGCGAGTCGTTCGGTCTTCCGGTGGTTTCTCTCTGCGACACACCGGGCTTCATGGTGGGACCGGATTCGGAGAAGGAGGCAACCGTACGCCGGTTCGGCGCGCTGTTCATCGCGGGCGCGCGGATGACCGTGCCTTACGGCACGATCATCCTGCGCAAGGGCTACGGCCTCGGAGCGATGGCCATGGCGGGCGGATCGTTCCACGCCTCACAGTTCACGGTCGCCTGGCCGACCGGCGAAATCGGGGCCATGGGCTTGGAAGGTGCCGTCCGACTCGGATTCCGGAAGGAACTCGACGCGATCGACGATCCGGCCCAGCGCGACGCGGCGTTCACCCAGCTGGTCGATGCGGCGTACCAGCAGGGCAAGGCACTGAACGCGGCCACGATCTTCGAACTCGACGACGTGATCGACCCCGCCCAGTCCCGGGCCTGGATCGTGCGCCTCCGCCGCCCGTGA
- a CDS encoding AMP-binding protein, whose product MPSPPSSDHAVLEAAVADLRAIQDAAWPPQVPKTVEYPIEDRTVVGYLRHWATRRPDTVAIDFYGRRITYAEFDDLSDRFAGWLLEQGATAGDRVGVHLANCPQFHIAMLGILKIGGVHVPINPLFREHELIYELNDAGVEILLTQDAFAPMVESVRRDTPLRHVAVTSLSDLLPPVPSVPPPFPVADPATTDWAEIMESPRAEPVATDPDALAVLNYTGGTTGMPKGCEHTQWHMVYTAATATVAGGRRVGETPPVVLGFLPIFWIAGEDFGILYPLLNGGTVVLLTRWDPEAAVTLIERCRVTSMVGTVDNYVELMGLPGFADRDLSTLDNAMAVSFVLKLDPAIRARWRDATGHVLREASYGMTETHTADTITLGFHTGDFDLLSEPVFCGLPVPGTDILVVDEAGVPVPMGESGEIIVRSPSLLTGYYRKPEATAEALRGGWLWTGDIGKLDDRGALHYLARNKEMIKTNGMSVFPSEVEALLLLHPAIQCAAVVPKPDSARGQVPFAFVQLLPDHNVSSDELREWAAQNMAGYKVPTVEVLDTLPMTATGKVRKADLFTLAEEYK is encoded by the coding sequence ATGCCATCTCCACCTTCGAGTGACCATGCGGTGCTGGAAGCCGCCGTCGCCGACCTTCGCGCAATCCAGGATGCCGCCTGGCCACCGCAGGTACCGAAAACCGTCGAATATCCGATCGAGGATCGCACGGTCGTCGGCTACCTACGCCACTGGGCGACACGGCGTCCGGACACCGTGGCAATCGATTTCTACGGACGCCGAATCACGTACGCGGAGTTCGACGACCTGTCCGATCGGTTCGCTGGATGGCTGCTCGAACAAGGTGCCACGGCCGGTGACCGCGTCGGCGTGCATCTCGCGAACTGCCCGCAGTTTCACATCGCAATGCTCGGCATACTCAAAATCGGTGGAGTTCATGTGCCGATCAACCCACTATTCCGCGAACACGAACTGATCTACGAACTCAACGACGCCGGGGTCGAGATCCTGCTGACCCAAGACGCTTTCGCGCCCATGGTCGAGTCGGTCCGGCGCGACACTCCCTTGCGCCACGTTGCGGTGACATCGCTGTCCGACCTGCTGCCGCCCGTCCCCAGCGTCCCTCCCCCCTTCCCTGTCGCCGACCCCGCGACCACGGACTGGGCCGAGATCATGGAGTCGCCCCGCGCGGAACCGGTTGCCACCGACCCCGACGCCCTCGCGGTGTTGAACTACACCGGGGGCACCACCGGAATGCCCAAGGGCTGTGAGCACACTCAGTGGCACATGGTCTACACCGCGGCTACCGCGACCGTGGCAGGCGGACGACGAGTCGGTGAGACACCACCGGTCGTTCTAGGTTTCCTTCCCATCTTCTGGATTGCGGGAGAGGATTTCGGAATTCTGTACCCGCTGCTCAACGGCGGCACCGTCGTCCTCCTCACCCGTTGGGATCCCGAGGCCGCGGTGACGCTGATCGAACGATGCCGAGTGACCTCGATGGTCGGGACGGTCGACAATTATGTGGAACTGATGGGTCTTCCCGGATTCGCCGACCGCGATCTGTCGACACTCGACAACGCCATGGCAGTGTCGTTCGTGTTGAAACTCGATCCGGCGATTCGTGCCCGGTGGCGCGACGCCACCGGACACGTGTTGCGAGAAGCCAGTTACGGGATGACCGAAACCCACACCGCCGACACCATTACCCTCGGCTTCCACACCGGCGACTTCGACCTTCTCAGTGAACCGGTGTTCTGCGGGCTCCCCGTACCCGGCACGGACATACTCGTCGTCGATGAGGCAGGCGTACCGGTTCCGATGGGCGAATCTGGTGAGATCATCGTGCGCAGCCCATCCCTGCTCACCGGCTACTACAGAAAACCCGAGGCCACGGCTGAGGCACTGCGCGGCGGATGGCTGTGGACCGGTGACATCGGCAAACTCGACGACAGAGGTGCTCTGCACTATCTGGCACGCAACAAGGAAATGATCAAGACCAACGGTATGAGCGTGTTTCCCTCGGAGGTAGAGGCACTGCTCCTGCTGCACCCCGCCATTCAGTGCGCTGCCGTGGTGCCCAAACCCGACTCGGCGAGAGGTCAGGTTCCTTTTGCTTTCGTCCAACTACTGCCTGATCACAACGTGTCGAGTGACGAACTGCGAGAGTGGGCAGCCCAGAACATGGCCGGCTACAAGGTACCCACCGTCGAAGTCCTCGACACTCTGCCCATGACTGCGACAGGGAAGGTCCGTAAGGCCGACCTGTTCACCCTTGCCGAGGAGTACAAGTGA
- a CDS encoding LLM class flavin-dependent oxidoreductase, producing the protein MKLSILDRSRTRAGVPDAAALTGTIDRAVHAEQLGFHRFWVAEHHGVPGIASGSPPVLLAAIGARTDRIRLGSGGVMLPNHQPIVVAEQFLMLEALYPRRIDLGVGRSLGFTRPVRDALRRDRTAPDTFADDLDELRRYLEGAAPVTARPRVEAAPPMFVLATRRGLDFAARAGLPVVVGGPILGSTAGRIPELDRYRDEFVPSPGNRKPYVVISLEVMIADSTDAARDLLLSEAWALASSSRTGEFPALEPVSVLRDRPWTQRMREQIDASIESSIHGTADEVRERLDSLFARTGADELLASTSTFDREALFNADRSLSLLYRE; encoded by the coding sequence GTGAAGCTGTCGATCCTGGACCGATCCCGCACGCGTGCCGGCGTGCCCGACGCCGCCGCGCTGACGGGGACGATCGACAGGGCGGTGCACGCCGAGCAGCTCGGGTTCCACCGGTTCTGGGTGGCGGAGCATCACGGGGTCCCGGGGATCGCGAGTGGCTCCCCGCCGGTACTCCTCGCCGCGATCGGAGCCCGCACCGACCGCATTCGGCTGGGATCGGGTGGCGTGATGCTGCCCAATCATCAGCCGATCGTGGTGGCGGAACAATTCCTGATGCTCGAAGCCCTGTACCCGCGGCGGATCGATCTGGGAGTGGGGCGGTCTCTGGGATTCACCAGACCGGTCCGTGACGCTCTGCGCCGCGACCGCACTGCACCCGATACGTTCGCGGACGACCTCGACGAGCTGCGGCGGTATCTGGAGGGGGCGGCGCCGGTCACCGCACGACCTCGGGTGGAGGCGGCACCCCCGATGTTCGTGCTCGCCACCCGGCGGGGGCTCGACTTCGCCGCGCGCGCCGGACTGCCCGTAGTGGTAGGCGGACCGATACTGGGCAGCACCGCGGGCAGGATCCCAGAGCTCGATCGCTACCGCGACGAATTCGTACCCTCACCGGGGAACCGAAAGCCCTACGTGGTGATCTCGCTCGAGGTGATGATCGCGGACAGCACCGACGCGGCGCGCGATCTCCTGCTGTCGGAGGCGTGGGCGCTGGCGTCGTCGAGCCGGACAGGCGAGTTTCCGGCCCTCGAACCGGTCTCGGTCCTGCGCGATCGGCCGTGGACACAGCGGATGCGTGAGCAGATCGACGCGTCGATCGAGTCGTCGATCCACGGAACGGCGGACGAGGTGCGGGAGCGGCTCGACTCCCTGTTCGCCCGCACCGGCGCGGATGAGCTTCTCGCGTCCACATCGACGTTCGACCGCGAGGCGCTGTTCAACGCCGACCGATCGCTGTCGCTTCTGTACCGTGAGTGA
- a CDS encoding MFS transporter, with protein MTVTDTTPTQDARRVPFRVSGSVATGSILQPLNSSMIAIAIVGIAAQFGPSSGIAWVISALYIATAVTAPMAGKLGSLLGARRVYLGGLALVALGSIAGLLAPSVGWLIFSRILVGIGTATQYPNAMTMIRGYAEKYDAQPRTAITTLAICSQAVVALGPTLGGLLVGAFGWQSIMWINLPIIAFSALAVVRFADVGFVGGSSVGHRQLLHSLDLAGVLLFLVLVSSTMLFLLSSTSEPLWWLLPVWALALAAFVQWEGRAPEPFIDVRALTRNRALGATLARTLLTYTAFYCVFFGVPQWLQYSRGMSATEAGLTMLPVAVVGIGSTMLASRIYRRHGARRTLAVGTCALLVGGLLLASVERSTAPIVVLLLVAAVLGIPNGFNNIGNQNLISSVTSVEEVGTAIGMYRTVQYIGANLSAVVLQATAGHIIGDDGLHRTGWFIAAAGVVLLVGVLTSRNMRDSRSSQVSAV; from the coding sequence GTGACGGTCACCGACACCACTCCGACACAGGACGCCCGCCGGGTACCGTTTCGGGTCAGCGGCTCGGTCGCAACCGGCAGTATTCTCCAGCCGCTGAACTCGTCGATGATCGCCATCGCGATCGTCGGTATCGCCGCACAGTTCGGCCCCTCATCCGGAATTGCCTGGGTGATCTCTGCCCTGTACATCGCGACCGCCGTGACCGCCCCGATGGCGGGCAAGCTCGGTTCGCTGCTCGGCGCTCGACGGGTGTATCTCGGTGGTCTCGCGCTGGTGGCGTTGGGGTCGATCGCGGGGTTGCTGGCGCCGTCGGTCGGCTGGCTGATCTTCTCACGAATACTGGTCGGAATTGGAACTGCCACACAGTATCCCAATGCCATGACGATGATCCGGGGTTACGCGGAGAAGTACGACGCGCAGCCGCGTACCGCGATCACGACACTCGCCATCTGTAGTCAGGCGGTCGTCGCCCTGGGGCCCACGCTGGGTGGTCTGCTCGTCGGCGCCTTCGGGTGGCAGTCGATCATGTGGATCAATCTGCCGATCATCGCCTTCAGCGCCCTGGCCGTTGTGCGGTTCGCCGACGTCGGCTTCGTCGGCGGTTCGTCGGTCGGTCACCGGCAGTTGCTGCACTCACTCGACCTCGCCGGGGTGCTGTTGTTCCTGGTACTGGTGTCCTCGACGATGCTGTTCCTGCTGTCGTCGACGTCGGAACCGCTCTGGTGGCTGCTGCCGGTGTGGGCGCTCGCTCTCGCCGCATTCGTCCAGTGGGAAGGGCGGGCGCCGGAACCGTTCATCGACGTCCGGGCGCTCACCCGCAACCGCGCACTCGGCGCGACCCTTGCGCGCACTCTGCTGACCTATACGGCGTTCTACTGTGTTTTCTTCGGAGTGCCGCAGTGGCTGCAATATTCACGCGGCATGAGTGCCACCGAGGCGGGCCTGACAATGCTGCCCGTCGCAGTGGTCGGCATCGGCTCGACGATGCTCGCGTCGAGAATCTACCGGCGGCACGGCGCCCGGCGGACGCTCGCCGTCGGTACCTGTGCGCTGCTAGTGGGTGGCCTGCTCCTCGCCTCGGTCGAGAGAAGTACCGCACCGATCGTGGTGCTGCTGCTCGTCGCCGCCGTACTCGGAATACCGAATGGCTTCAACAACATCGGCAACCAGAATCTGATCAGCTCGGTGACGTCGGTCGAGGAGGTGGGCACGGCAATCGGGATGTACCGCACCGTCCAATACATCGGTGCGAATCTGTCGGCGGTGGTGCTCCAGGCCACCGCCGGACACATCATCGGTGACGACGGACTGCACCGCACCGGCTGGTTCATCGCGGCTGCGGGAGTCGTGCTGCTCGTCGGCGTCCTCACGTCCCGAAACATGCGCGACAGCCGGTCTTCGCAAGTGTCCGCGGTGTAG
- a CDS encoding nitroreductase family deazaflavin-dependent oxidoreductase, whose amino-acid sequence MADMNAGSSSSAQPRRRRNPLVALARWLGTQEWVMRLAPVIIWLESHLRSWTGNRVSLIGIAGLQSVQVTVPGRKSGTPRTTALLCIPQGDGYIVTGSNWGRPEHPMWSANLRDAQEARVRSGSHERRMSVRMVTGEEREQLWTFVTEYWPGYLMEHARSGGREFRIFLLQPL is encoded by the coding sequence ATGGCGGACATGAATGCCGGTTCCTCGTCCTCCGCGCAGCCCCGTCGGCGCCGCAATCCTCTGGTCGCGCTCGCCCGTTGGCTCGGGACACAGGAGTGGGTCATGCGGCTGGCGCCGGTCATCATCTGGCTCGAATCGCATCTGCGCTCGTGGACGGGTAACCGGGTGAGCCTCATTGGCATCGCCGGATTGCAGTCGGTGCAGGTCACGGTTCCGGGACGCAAGAGCGGCACCCCTCGGACCACCGCGCTTCTGTGCATCCCGCAGGGCGACGGGTACATCGTCACCGGTTCGAACTGGGGACGGCCCGAGCATCCGATGTGGTCGGCGAATCTACGGGACGCCCAGGAAGCCCGCGTAAGGTCGGGGTCGCACGAGCGCCGGATGAGCGTCCGGATGGTGACGGGCGAGGAACGCGAGCAGCTGTGGACGTTCGTCACCGAGTACTGGCCGGGTTACCTCATGGAACACGCGCGGTCGGGCGGACGCGAGTTCAGAATTTTCCTCCTCCAACCACTCTGA
- a CDS encoding DUF6069 family protein, giving the protein MSSTETTATATSAATKFNPLTLELSRPAAVLWTAVIALVPNLVLWLLALPAGASFEMTDAGKTTSAAPGGVVVMTVVPLLIGMTLAALISVKLPAIIRPAEVIGVVLALATIILTIQADFDAASTISLSLMHVVVAAAIVVGLEAMRRRIVRTANV; this is encoded by the coding sequence ATGTCGAGCACCGAAACCACGGCCACCGCAACGAGCGCCGCCACGAAGTTCAATCCGCTTACCCTCGAACTGAGCCGTCCCGCCGCCGTGCTCTGGACCGCCGTGATCGCACTCGTCCCCAACCTGGTGCTGTGGTTGCTCGCACTTCCCGCAGGTGCGTCGTTCGAGATGACGGATGCGGGGAAGACCACCAGTGCAGCACCCGGCGGCGTCGTCGTCATGACGGTCGTTCCCCTTCTCATCGGAATGACACTCGCCGCGCTCATCTCCGTGAAATTGCCGGCTATCATCCGTCCCGCAGAGGTGATCGGGGTCGTTCTCGCGCTCGCGACGATCATCCTGACCATCCAGGCCGATTTCGACGCCGCCAGCACCATCTCACTCTCACTGATGCACGTCGTGGTCGCGGCCGCGATCGTCGTGGGGTTGGAAGCGATGCGTCGGCGGATCGTGCGCACCGCCAACGTCTAG
- a CDS encoding MDR family oxidoreductase, giving the protein MKDFTAWIARENEGRIELAPDTVDESFLPPGEVTIQVEYSSVNFKDALALTPKGGVVRAYPIVPGIDLAGTVVESESSEFAVGDKVVAHGYDIGTARHGGYAQFARVPADWVVRLDGMSTRTAAAIGTAGFTAAMSVEALLSRGLEPGDGPVLVTGASGGVGTVAVDLLAAAGFEVVASSGKPEKAELLTGLGASKVIGRLPEPDTKPRPLGKAQWAAAVDCVGGATLAHVLSTIEYGGSVAASGLTGGSGLDTTVLPFILRGVSLLGIDSVQYPIAQRRRLWKRLATDLAPTHLDAITHDVPIAEVVSVIDQVRAGSYSGRAVVGFAPVSAY; this is encoded by the coding sequence ATGAAGGACTTCACCGCCTGGATCGCTCGCGAGAACGAGGGCAGGATCGAACTCGCCCCCGACACGGTCGACGAGTCGTTTCTCCCGCCGGGTGAGGTCACCATTCAGGTCGAGTACTCCAGCGTGAACTTCAAGGATGCACTTGCGCTCACCCCGAAAGGCGGAGTGGTACGCGCATACCCGATCGTGCCCGGCATCGACCTCGCCGGCACCGTCGTCGAGTCGGAGTCGTCGGAGTTCGCGGTCGGCGACAAGGTAGTCGCGCACGGGTACGACATCGGTACCGCCCGCCACGGTGGGTACGCGCAGTTCGCCCGGGTCCCGGCCGACTGGGTGGTGCGTCTGGACGGCATGTCGACCCGGACCGCGGCAGCTATCGGGACAGCCGGTTTCACGGCCGCGATGAGCGTCGAGGCGTTGCTGTCCCGCGGACTCGAACCGGGCGACGGTCCGGTGCTGGTCACCGGCGCGAGCGGCGGTGTGGGCACGGTTGCCGTCGACCTTCTGGCCGCTGCCGGCTTCGAGGTTGTGGCATCGAGCGGGAAACCCGAGAAGGCCGAGCTACTGACCGGCCTCGGTGCGAGCAAGGTGATCGGACGGCTACCCGAACCCGACACCAAGCCTCGTCCGCTCGGCAAGGCGCAGTGGGCGGCCGCGGTCGATTGCGTCGGCGGTGCCACCCTCGCACACGTGCTCAGCACCATCGAGTACGGCGGCTCGGTGGCGGCCAGCGGACTCACCGGTGGGTCCGGGCTCGACACCACGGTGCTGCCGTTCATCCTCCGCGGGGTCAGCCTGCTCGGTATCGATTCGGTGCAGTACCCGATCGCGCAGCGCCGTCGCCTGTGGAAACGCCTCGCCACCGATCTGGCGCCGACGCACCTCGACGCAATCACCCACGACGTTCCGATCGCCGAGGTGGTGTCGGTGATCGACCAGGTGCGGGCCGGGTCCTACTCGGGCCGTGCCGTCGTGGGCTTCGCCCCCGTGAGTGCTTATTAA
- a CDS encoding MarR family winged helix-turn-helix transcriptional regulator → MDERVDQLREDIVLFTRRIRTKRAGHLLTPTQLQALAHLDREGPMSAKTLADLEQVTPQSIARTVTMLEDSGMVSRTVDPQDARASLIAITESGHRMLAADRAQRSEWLSAALADTCTDAERDLLFIAGRLLRRLADVPDRGRLADSAGSGSRKESLMTP, encoded by the coding sequence ATGGACGAGCGAGTAGATCAGCTCCGCGAAGACATAGTGCTGTTCACAAGGCGCATCCGCACCAAAAGGGCAGGCCACCTGCTTACGCCCACGCAACTCCAGGCACTCGCCCACCTCGATCGAGAAGGACCGATGAGCGCCAAGACGCTCGCCGACCTCGAGCAGGTGACTCCCCAGTCCATCGCCCGCACGGTCACCATGCTCGAAGATTCGGGCATGGTTTCGCGGACAGTGGACCCACAGGACGCGCGCGCCAGTCTCATCGCCATCACCGAGTCCGGGCATCGGATGCTGGCCGCCGACCGGGCCCAACGCAGTGAATGGTTGTCGGCGGCGTTGGCTGACACCTGCACGGACGCCGAGCGTGACTTACTCTTCATCGCCGGCAGGTTGCTGAGGCGGCTCGCCGACGTTCCGGATCGGGGGCGGCTCGCCGACTCTGCCGGGTCGGGTTCGCGTAAGGAGTCACTGATGACTCCGTGA
- a CDS encoding TetR/AcrR family transcriptional regulator, whose protein sequence is MIVTTSQAQERARTARKNNDGPRRRELIRAAGVCFAELGYDRTTVEVITSRADVSRATFYAYFSSRDEMFHAVADEVCEEFLESQHVKGPASEDLREVLRTTTKAFVEAVYANGRVLELIEHRARLDPEVGRTWSAVQTRLIRRYTRFIERINESCDVVPCASPARIAQTLADAQLAGAARLVDATPRERRRYTSDVTAISERLIGFI, encoded by the coding sequence GTGATCGTGACCACAAGCCAAGCGCAGGAGCGGGCTCGCACTGCGCGGAAGAACAACGACGGACCGCGGAGGCGGGAGCTCATCCGCGCGGCGGGCGTGTGCTTCGCTGAACTCGGCTACGACCGCACCACCGTCGAGGTGATCACCAGTCGCGCCGATGTCTCCCGGGCGACGTTCTACGCGTACTTCTCGTCGAGGGACGAAATGTTCCATGCGGTGGCGGACGAGGTGTGTGAGGAGTTCCTCGAGTCGCAGCACGTGAAAGGCCCCGCCAGCGAGGATTTGCGTGAAGTCCTGCGCACCACGACCAAGGCCTTCGTCGAGGCGGTGTACGCCAACGGACGTGTCCTCGAGCTGATCGAGCACCGCGCGCGTCTCGATCCGGAGGTCGGCCGAACATGGTCTGCCGTGCAGACGCGGCTGATTCGTCGGTACACCCGCTTCATCGAGCGGATCAACGAGAGTTGCGACGTGGTCCCGTGCGCGTCACCGGCACGGATCGCGCAGACACTGGCCGACGCCCAGCTTGCCGGTGCCGCCCGGCTCGTCGACGCCACGCCCCGGGAGCGGCGTCGCTACACCTCCGACGTGACTGCCATCTCCGAAAGACTCATCGGCTTCATCTGA